A section of the Bacillus pumilus genome encodes:
- a CDS encoding tyrosine-type recombinase/integrase, giving the protein MIKELDNGKWLVDVSLGVDPITGERIRTRRKVLTEKEAEDLEAKIQNEYNKNHLFLKEKMGFCDLLNLFYEHSEAAHKGTYPENMTYSINKHILPYFKNSILQRIRKKDILNFRKHLQSKSEKEKKLSNKTINNIMTILNQIFNVGILEEALTSNPCDNIKRLPKEHKKMKFWTPQEFKDFLSLIPGDQLLFKTFYTTAYLTGMRCGELLGLTWIDIDRYKKEIDVNKASTFINGEHVLIEPKTKTSIRRISINKKLLNLLDQWRQEQEKLFDDLGISHSDETFIFQYKDTPSRKDIFSRKIKYFCQEDENLKVIRLHDLRHSHVALLIDQGEEYHTIKERLGHASIRTTIDVYGHLFPNKQKSMADKLDDII; this is encoded by the coding sequence TTGATTAAAGAACTCGATAATGGTAAGTGGCTTGTAGATGTAAGTCTTGGTGTTGACCCTATCACTGGTGAAAGAATTCGAACAAGACGTAAAGTATTGACAGAAAAAGAAGCCGAAGATTTAGAGGCAAAAATCCAAAACGAGTACAATAAAAATCATTTATTTCTGAAAGAAAAAATGGGATTCTGCGATTTATTAAATCTGTTTTATGAACATAGTGAGGCGGCTCACAAAGGTACTTATCCGGAAAATATGACGTATTCTATAAATAAGCACATTCTTCCTTACTTTAAAAATAGCATTCTGCAAAGAATAAGAAAAAAAGACATACTAAACTTTAGAAAACACCTACAATCTAAATCAGAAAAAGAAAAGAAATTAAGTAATAAAACAATTAACAATATCATGACCATATTAAATCAAATCTTCAACGTTGGAATTCTAGAAGAGGCTTTAACATCTAATCCATGCGACAACATAAAAAGATTACCCAAAGAACATAAAAAAATGAAATTTTGGACACCACAAGAGTTCAAAGATTTTCTTAGCCTAATCCCTGGAGATCAATTGCTATTCAAAACATTCTATACAACAGCTTATTTAACTGGAATGAGGTGTGGAGAGTTGTTGGGTCTTACATGGATAGATATTGACAGATATAAAAAAGAGATAGATGTCAACAAAGCCTCAACATTTATCAATGGAGAACATGTTTTAATTGAACCCAAAACAAAAACTTCTATAAGGCGAATAAGCATAAATAAGAAACTTTTAAATTTATTAGATCAATGGAGACAAGAACAAGAAAAGCTTTTTGATGATCTAGGTATTTCTCATTCAGACGAAACATTCATTTTTCAATATAAAGATACACCATCCAGAAAAGATATTTTCTCACGAAAAATTAAATATTTCTGTCAAGAAGATGAGAATTTAAAAGTAATCAGATTACACGATTTAAGACATTCACATGTCGCACTTCTCATTGATCAAGGAGAGGAATATCACACAATCAAAGAACGATTAGGGCATGCATCTATAAGAACAACAATAGATGTATATGGACACTTATTTCCAAACAAACAAAAATCCATGGCTGATAAATTAGATGACATTATTTAA
- a CDS encoding MucBP domain-containing protein, producing the protein MKNKASLGKRKLLAVIVIMLFSVIIGYLPSVHAKGEGIETFGVNHDGYLEMNGEVLYMLVDGERVKATLNGLIEKGDTNQELLMESDLEDKQGMIASIFSFLKPSKAKAAAPKIEYKGAVTYRGSVVGDFRVDGKQAFCFQHSKASPPTGSKYKEATPYDNARVQRALYYGWGGQENIFKNKNQGIVITSLILDRLYSGGDSGKSLPKYDKLWDLVINGEDIDNSIKFSKNDLSVHVKDNKQISQTTTLKTSKKNSVKIKLPKGVTIVNEATGKKVTNGTMRVYGYQKVHLEAGLDVGVNYNTGKLESDMALYLPLITKPSTGSYQVLGFGEVFADPNNTTSFKAKFEKRQKNINVQHIDKYSGDLLEKESYTRNIGSTYSFAPKSSITKGKEKFIPVDQKNKAGTLGNKDVTIKFYYNLERNVTVNYYDNRTGDKIKATKKYKKVRGEKYSEKHPTIKDGEYTYRYVRTDGNKESGTVGSQNITINYYYDKPLAKLGFEKLQIYTAQWEKGLLVKVFLSKELNYKSSLKEMSGKKITVGLYRGSTKVISKTYTAKELPKKIDMKIPAKYLKVNDQALYTVKFTDFSKNDFKIDFAKNSLATDGYAASEKTIKADAAKDKKLSYKGVVMTEKTPLMGKVFYEQLSIPISQIPRKKTGYGFERKVNLHYENEIGGKIAPAFDFEVPTNMVDSYLTYKKNGNRSLVEMEETKHSSEMKGETSVYDITYELPHINVERHTGHLFYDEQVEKKDKRITYDLVNGGRKFYSPIWSYIGKYDMKLKSPPMGVNLVMVDVQQQLELYAHMYTHMDSETKEYDEVLLKPVYADDPFPNGLPEGWTKEDVEWIKTK; encoded by the coding sequence ATGAAAAATAAAGCGTCGCTAGGAAAACGAAAACTTTTAGCGGTAATTGTAATCATGCTATTTAGTGTGATCATAGGATATTTACCTTCTGTTCATGCAAAAGGTGAAGGAATAGAAACATTTGGTGTTAACCATGACGGATATTTAGAAATGAATGGCGAAGTTCTCTATATGCTAGTTGACGGTGAACGTGTCAAAGCAACGCTTAACGGATTGATTGAAAAAGGAGATACAAATCAAGAACTATTAATGGAAAGCGACCTTGAAGACAAACAAGGGATGATCGCTTCCATTTTTTCTTTTCTAAAGCCATCCAAAGCGAAGGCAGCGGCTCCCAAAATTGAATATAAAGGAGCAGTCACTTATCGTGGTTCAGTTGTCGGAGATTTTAGGGTGGATGGGAAACAGGCCTTTTGTTTTCAGCATTCTAAAGCGTCACCGCCGACAGGTTCAAAGTATAAAGAAGCGACACCTTATGATAATGCGAGAGTGCAAAGAGCTTTGTATTATGGATGGGGTGGTCAAGAAAATATCTTTAAAAATAAAAATCAAGGTATTGTCATTACATCATTGATCTTAGACCGTTTATATTCTGGTGGAGATTCGGGGAAAAGTCTTCCGAAGTATGACAAGCTATGGGATTTAGTTATAAATGGCGAAGATATAGACAACTCTATTAAATTTTCTAAAAATGATCTATCGGTTCATGTGAAAGACAATAAACAAATTTCACAAACAACAACTTTGAAAACATCTAAGAAAAACAGTGTGAAAATTAAATTGCCTAAGGGTGTCACAATTGTAAATGAAGCAACAGGGAAGAAAGTAACAAATGGTACTATGCGTGTATATGGGTATCAAAAAGTACATTTAGAAGCTGGACTGGATGTAGGGGTAAATTATAATACTGGAAAACTGGAAAGTGATATGGCTCTTTATCTACCTTTGATCACCAAACCTTCAACAGGTAGTTATCAAGTATTAGGGTTTGGCGAAGTGTTTGCAGATCCAAACAATACTACTTCATTTAAGGCGAAATTTGAGAAGCGTCAAAAGAACATCAATGTACAACATATAGACAAGTATTCGGGGGATCTTCTTGAAAAAGAGAGTTACACAAGAAACATAGGTTCAACGTATTCGTTTGCGCCAAAATCGTCTATCACGAAAGGAAAAGAAAAATTCATCCCTGTTGATCAGAAAAATAAAGCTGGGACATTAGGCAACAAAGATGTGACAATCAAGTTTTACTATAATTTGGAGCGTAATGTAACGGTCAATTATTATGACAACCGTACAGGCGATAAGATCAAGGCAACCAAAAAATATAAAAAGGTGCGTGGTGAAAAGTATTCCGAAAAACATCCTACAATTAAGGATGGCGAATATACGTATCGTTATGTAAGGACTGATGGAAACAAAGAAAGCGGAACAGTGGGGTCACAAAACATCACGATTAATTATTATTATGACAAACCACTCGCAAAATTAGGCTTTGAAAAACTGCAAATCTATACAGCACAATGGGAAAAGGGTCTGCTTGTCAAAGTATTTTTGTCGAAAGAACTGAATTACAAGTCTAGCTTGAAAGAAATGTCCGGCAAAAAAATCACAGTAGGGTTATATCGTGGATCAACAAAGGTCATATCAAAAACGTATACAGCAAAAGAGTTACCTAAGAAGATTGATATGAAAATCCCTGCGAAGTATCTGAAGGTGAATGACCAGGCTCTTTACACAGTGAAGTTTACAGACTTCAGCAAAAACGATTTTAAAATTGATTTTGCGAAAAATTCACTTGCAACGGATGGGTACGCAGCGAGTGAAAAAACGATCAAGGCAGATGCGGCAAAAGACAAAAAGCTGTCTTACAAGGGTGTTGTCATGACAGAAAAAACGCCTTTGATGGGAAAGGTGTTTTATGAACAGTTAAGTATACCGATTAGTCAAATTCCAAGAAAGAAAACAGGTTATGGCTTTGAAAGGAAAGTGAATCTTCATTATGAAAATGAAATCGGCGGAAAGATTGCGCCTGCATTTGATTTTGAAGTTCCGACGAATATGGTTGATAGTTATTTGACATACAAGAAAAACGGAAACCGTTCTTTAGTTGAAATGGAAGAAACGAAGCACAGCAGTGAAATGAAGGGCGAAACATCAGTGTATGACATTACGTACGAGCTTCCGCACATAAACGTTGAGCGTCACACAGGTCACCTTTTTTATGATGAACAGGTCGAGAAAAAAGACAAAAGAATCACGTATGATCTTGTGAATGGGGGACGTAAGTTTTATAGCCCTATTTGGTCTTACATTGGGAAGTATGACATGAAACTGAAATCACCGCCTATGGGTGTGAATCTCGTTATGGTGGATGTGCAACAGCAACTAGAGCTATACGCTCATATGTATACCCATATGGATTCAGAAACGAAAGAATATGACGAGGTTCTTTTGAAACCAGTGTATGCAGATGATCCATTTCCTAATGGTCTACCAGAGGGATGGACAAAAGAGGATGTGGAATGGATAAAAACCAAATAA
- the xis gene encoding ICEBs1 excisionase gives MKGFLTVKDVQEILEVKQSKAYDIIRELNEEMKKQGYRVVRGRVNEAIFRKTYFYENEARTG, from the coding sequence ATGAAAGGTTTTTTGACGGTAAAGGATGTTCAAGAGATTTTGGAAGTCAAGCAATCAAAAGCTTATGACATCATTAGAGAATTAAATGAGGAAATGAAAAAACAAGGTTATAGAGTGGTAAGAGGCAGGGTGAACGAAGCGATTTTTCGAAAAACGTATTTTTACGAAAATGAAGCGAGAACTGGGTGA
- a CDS encoding replication initiation factor domain-containing protein — MTELVQPPLANRGVQNTKKEKETVENTVTSIVDYIRVSFKTHDVKDIIQNVLHLHEDFMKHKPTGFYGYIGTYEMDMIKVFYSAPHDERGVLIEMSGQGCRQFEAFLECRKKTWFDFFQECKDKKGKFTRLDIAIDDKKTYFSIPALCERIRRQECITKFKSISYDGSTLLDGGKPYGMTLYMGSKKSDVYFCFYQKGFEQAQKYDIPYDDIDKKWNRYEVRLKDDRAEKAVQELLKKEDLTYIAIAVINYYIRFVDKDNRHKQHWESSKFWKRFIGDVGKLRLHVKTEKDTFEKSYMWLLNNCAPIMRVVLEMDKAKGTNYISDMLLNAKLEKKHIDMLETFLAERQMG; from the coding sequence ATGACGGAATTAGTCCAACCCCCCCTAGCTAACAGGGGGGTACAAAACACAAAAAAAGAAAAAGAAACCGTTGAAAACACTGTCACATCAATAGTTGACTATATTCGTGTGAGTTTTAAAACACATGATGTAAAGGATATTATCCAAAATGTATTACACTTACATGAAGATTTTATGAAACATAAGCCGACAGGCTTTTACGGATATATAGGTACGTACGAAATGGATATGATTAAAGTGTTCTATAGTGCGCCACATGATGAAAGAGGCGTGCTGATAGAAATGTCTGGTCAAGGTTGTCGACAGTTTGAAGCATTCCTAGAATGCAGAAAGAAAACGTGGTTTGACTTCTTTCAAGAATGTAAGGACAAAAAAGGGAAATTCACAAGGCTTGATATTGCAATAGATGACAAAAAGACGTATTTTTCTATTCCTGCACTTTGTGAAAGAATTAGGCGGCAAGAGTGCATTACAAAATTTAAAAGTATCTCGTATGATGGCTCGACCTTGCTTGATGGAGGGAAGCCCTATGGAATGACTCTCTACATGGGTTCAAAGAAATCGGACGTCTACTTCTGTTTCTATCAGAAAGGATTTGAACAAGCTCAAAAATACGATATTCCTTATGATGATATTGATAAGAAGTGGAATAGATACGAAGTGCGTTTGAAGGATGATCGTGCTGAAAAAGCTGTTCAAGAATTGTTGAAAAAAGAGGATTTGACGTATATCGCCATTGCGGTGATTAACTATTATATTCGCTTTGTTGATAAGGACAACAGGCATAAACAGCACTGGGAATCCAGTAAGTTTTGGAAGAGGTTCATTGGTGACGTGGGGAAACTACGACTTCATGTGAAAACGGAAAAAGATACTTTTGAGAAATCCTATATGTGGCTTTTAAATAACTGTGCGCCTATCATGCGTGTTGTGTTGGAAATGGATAAAGCCAAGGGAACGAATTATATATCTGACATGCTCCTTAATGCGAAGTTAGAAAAGAAGCATATCGACATGCTAGAAACATTCTTAGCAGAAAGGCAAATGGGGTGA
- a CDS encoding sigma-54-dependent Fis family transcriptional regulator, whose protein sequence is MNPPPCYLNTWKRFVREGLLDQSRLNKRVAESWHRCKQANVNPYLDKGQSLLEKELFSAQKKKYSLFLNAALPYLNKISQQLKESDMLALLIDADGYVLSLAGSERTMVEARRINFMEGSRWTETDVGTNAIGTALVIGEAVTINGTEHFSIASHHWSCSAAPIRDADGTIIGVIDISCMTDNKHPFMLGIASTVAYAIERDIQVQQKRREMELITHCLQQVEVDKPYVVCNEKKQIVSASRSIRDRFSDWYGMDVERLKDHSFVIRGKQIIRSEQDGKVLGISFSFEEAAKNDITVSFAQFPGESGTSKVFQQTLSQMKKAAQTDAHVYIWGETGTGKELAARAIHSASERHKGPFIAVNCGAIPESLLESELFGYAEGAFTGAKRHGAKGKFEQAHKGTLFLDEIGEIPYAMQVALLRVIEERAVVPLGGTHEIPLDIRIITATHRNMNELLKEGKIREDLYYRLHVYPINIPPLRERKEDIHDLYRYYQKKHHWNASFPESLFQKLQEYHWPGNIRELFNLFEHLRVLFPNGGWIGESQYASVLEFIDHKKQKLHLAEYTKTPKELTFRERIQKQTVVDALHKTKGHVSEAARLSGVPRSTFYKWMRKFHLS, encoded by the coding sequence ATGAATCCGCCGCCTTGTTATTTAAATACGTGGAAACGTTTTGTTCGTGAAGGTTTGCTTGATCAGTCTCGTCTGAATAAGAGAGTGGCAGAATCATGGCATAGGTGTAAACAGGCAAATGTGAATCCGTATTTAGATAAAGGACAGTCGTTGTTAGAAAAGGAATTATTCAGTGCCCAAAAAAAGAAATATTCATTATTTTTAAATGCGGCTCTTCCTTACTTAAATAAAATCAGTCAGCAATTAAAAGAATCTGACATGTTGGCCTTACTCATCGATGCAGACGGTTATGTGCTAAGTCTGGCAGGAAGCGAAAGAACGATGGTGGAAGCAAGAAGAATTAATTTTATGGAGGGGTCGCGCTGGACCGAAACGGATGTAGGGACAAATGCGATCGGAACGGCACTCGTCATCGGAGAAGCGGTGACGATCAACGGAACTGAGCATTTTTCTATCGCCTCTCATCATTGGAGTTGTTCCGCTGCTCCAATTCGCGATGCAGACGGTACAATCATAGGGGTAATTGACATCTCCTGTATGACGGATAACAAGCACCCTTTTATGCTTGGAATTGCTTCAACGGTTGCTTATGCCATCGAGAGAGACATTCAAGTCCAGCAAAAAAGGAGAGAAATGGAGCTGATCACTCATTGTCTCCAGCAGGTGGAAGTAGACAAACCGTATGTGGTCTGTAATGAAAAAAAGCAAATTGTTTCTGCCAGCAGGTCGATTAGAGACCGATTTTCAGACTGGTATGGAATGGATGTCGAGCGGCTTAAGGATCATTCATTTGTTATCCGGGGAAAGCAGATCATTCGATCAGAGCAAGACGGGAAGGTGCTAGGTATATCCTTTTCCTTTGAAGAAGCAGCGAAAAATGACATCACCGTTTCATTTGCTCAATTTCCCGGGGAATCAGGAACAAGTAAGGTATTTCAACAGACACTTAGTCAGATGAAGAAAGCGGCACAAACAGATGCTCATGTATATATTTGGGGAGAAACAGGGACAGGGAAGGAACTTGCCGCTAGAGCCATTCACTCCGCCAGTGAAAGGCATAAGGGGCCGTTTATTGCTGTTAATTGCGGAGCCATTCCTGAAAGTCTGTTAGAAAGTGAGCTGTTTGGCTATGCTGAAGGGGCTTTTACAGGGGCGAAACGTCACGGAGCTAAAGGGAAATTTGAACAAGCCCATAAAGGAACGCTCTTTCTAGATGAAATAGGTGAAATCCCATATGCGATGCAAGTAGCGCTTCTTCGGGTGATAGAAGAAAGGGCAGTCGTACCGCTCGGAGGGACACACGAAATCCCTTTGGATATTCGGATCATCACAGCGACTCACCGTAATATGAACGAACTGCTGAAGGAAGGAAAAATACGAGAAGACTTGTATTACCGTCTTCATGTCTATCCGATCAACATCCCGCCGCTTAGAGAAAGAAAAGAAGACATTCATGATTTATATCGTTATTACCAAAAAAAGCACCACTGGAATGCATCGTTTCCTGAATCACTTTTTCAGAAATTGCAGGAGTATCACTGGCCAGGTAACATACGAGAGCTTTTTAACCTGTTTGAACATTTAAGGGTTCTCTTTCCGAATGGTGGATGGATTGGTGAATCGCAATATGCTTCAGTATTAGAGTTTATTGATCATAAAAAGCAGAAGCTTCATCTAGCAGAGTATACGAAGACACCAAAAGAACTCACATTCAGGGAACGGATTCAAAAGCAAACAGTGGTAGACGCACTGCATAAAACGAAAGGTCATGTGTCAGAAGCAGCGAGGCTATCAGGAGTGCCAAGAAGTACTTTTTATAAGTGGATGCGAAAGTTTCATCTGTCTTAA
- a CDS encoding ImmA/IrrE family metallo-endopeptidase: MKHKVDAVLSQFGTNNVYEICQQLNICILPQPLGSVNGFLQFYQEENIFLIHINEEIKRQEFTIAHELGHYFLHKALNTFKIANCSTSLEDKLEQQADIFASELLLTDDMITNALPKIQNCTQEQAASFFQLPLTAIHYKYSQMQLLSKKRTENRSNNYFSLAF; this comes from the coding sequence ATTAAACATAAAGTAGATGCTGTACTCAGTCAATTTGGGACCAACAACGTTTATGAGATTTGCCAACAATTAAACATCTGTATACTTCCGCAACCCCTAGGTAGTGTGAATGGTTTTCTTCAATTTTATCAAGAAGAAAATATCTTTCTTATACACATTAATGAAGAAATAAAAAGACAGGAATTCACTATTGCCCATGAACTTGGTCACTATTTTCTTCATAAAGCATTAAATACATTTAAAATTGCTAACTGTTCAACATCGCTAGAAGATAAATTAGAACAACAAGCAGACATCTTTGCATCAGAACTTCTTCTAACAGACGATATGATCACTAATGCTTTACCTAAAATACAAAACTGTACGCAGGAACAAGCAGCATCATTTTTTCAATTACCTCTCACAGCAATTCATTATAAATATTCACAAATGCAGTTGCTATCAAAGAAACGAACTGAAAATCGTTCTAACAATTATTTTAGCCTCGCCTTTTAG
- the lpdA gene encoding dihydrolipoyl dehydrogenase translates to MTLVIIGGGPAGYVAAITAARFGREVVLIDQGQLGGTCLNEGCIPTKALLQSADMYEHVKSAVHFGIELPEHEPTIHWHVVQKRKQSVVKQLTDGVRYLMNKNKITVVNGKASFLSAHELFIESEGKSEIIQAKQIIIATGAAPAALPFAPFDGEWIIHSKDAMSLSSIPDSLCIIGGGVIGCEFASIYCRMGSKVVMIERALHILPEEDREIAQCLHEQLEETGVDILTAAAVKQLDSTSRNIMVENNQGERCDIQSDLCLVAIGRTPQLEELNLDQIGIEFDRNGIYVNEHMQTNLPHIYACGDVTGGVQLAHTAFHEGTVAASHAAGEHIKVNEQVIPRCIYTSPEIASVGLNEESARKQYEEIRIGTCAFSANGKALILNQPVGQVKVIVEPQYQEIVGISIIGPHATELIGQAAVMMHTELTADTLEQFIAAHPTLSEAIHEALLQTIGRAVHC, encoded by the coding sequence ATGACACTGGTCATTATAGGAGGCGGACCAGCAGGTTATGTGGCGGCCATAACAGCCGCCCGTTTTGGCAGGGAGGTTGTGTTAATTGATCAAGGTCAGCTGGGAGGTACCTGCCTCAATGAAGGCTGTATCCCGACCAAAGCACTTTTGCAAAGCGCCGATATGTATGAGCATGTGAAATCGGCTGTACATTTTGGTATAGAGCTTCCAGAACATGAGCCTACCATCCATTGGCATGTTGTCCAAAAACGGAAACAGTCTGTCGTCAAACAGCTCACTGATGGTGTTCGTTACTTGATGAATAAAAACAAAATCACCGTAGTAAATGGAAAGGCTTCATTTCTATCAGCACATGAGCTATTCATAGAAAGTGAAGGAAAGTCTGAAATCATTCAAGCAAAGCAAATCATTATTGCAACAGGGGCTGCGCCTGCTGCTTTACCGTTTGCACCTTTTGATGGCGAATGGATCATTCACAGTAAGGATGCCATGTCACTTTCTTCGATCCCAGATTCACTTTGTATCATTGGGGGCGGGGTGATCGGCTGTGAGTTTGCGAGCATCTATTGCAGAATGGGATCAAAGGTTGTCATGATTGAGCGGGCTCTGCACATTTTACCCGAAGAAGATCGGGAAATCGCACAATGTCTTCACGAACAGCTCGAAGAAACGGGTGTAGACATTTTAACGGCCGCCGCAGTTAAACAGCTTGATTCCACTTCAAGAAATATAATGGTGGAGAATAATCAAGGAGAGCGGTGTGACATCCAGTCGGATCTATGCTTAGTGGCGATTGGCAGAACTCCGCAACTTGAAGAGTTGAATCTTGATCAGATTGGAATTGAATTTGATAGAAACGGAATCTACGTCAATGAACATATGCAAACCAATCTCCCGCATATTTATGCGTGCGGTGATGTGACAGGTGGTGTACAGCTTGCTCATACTGCCTTTCATGAAGGAACAGTTGCGGCATCCCATGCAGCAGGTGAACATATAAAGGTCAATGAACAAGTGATTCCGAGGTGCATCTACACCTCTCCAGAAATCGCCAGTGTTGGTTTAAATGAAGAGAGTGCTAGAAAACAATATGAGGAGATTCGGATCGGGACATGTGCTTTTTCTGCAAATGGAAAGGCATTGATCTTAAATCAACCAGTCGGTCAAGTAAAGGTCATTGTAGAACCGCAATATCAAGAAATAGTAGGCATTTCAATCATCGGACCGCATGCAACAGAACTGATTGGACAAGCGGCGGTGATGATGCATACCGAGCTGACCGCTGATACATTAGAGCAGTTTATTGCGGCACATCCGACACTTTCAGAGGCAATACATGAAGCCTTGCTGCAAACCATTGGCCGAGCGGTGCACTGCTGA
- a CDS encoding ABC-three component system middle component 6 yields MIIDRDSNPKDTVYYISACILEIISLNKHNVEGLYETLKKRYNDSLEYTVYLLSLDFLFLIDKISISKEGFINCS; encoded by the coding sequence ATGATAATTGACAGAGACTCAAATCCTAAAGATACCGTATACTATATTTCAGCATGTATTTTAGAAATTATTTCTCTAAACAAGCACAACGTTGAGGGCTTATACGAAACTTTAAAGAAGCGATACAATGACTCTCTTGAATACACAGTTTATTTGCTTTCATTGGATTTTCTTTTTCTTATTGATAAAATTTCAATTAGTAAGGAGGGATTTATAAATTGTTCATAA
- a CDS encoding helix-turn-helix domain-containing protein, translating to MTLGERLKFVRAQKKWSQEFAAEKIGISKAVLSNYERDYRDPDTHTLKKISDVYNVSTDFLLGKNHIEEDDNDPILNATFNEAIEELKKEDTLLLMKSGNIDAETALLIKKALKNGIRFVEEMKKKE from the coding sequence ATGACATTAGGTGAGCGACTAAAATTTGTTAGAGCACAAAAAAAATGGAGTCAAGAGTTTGCAGCAGAAAAAATAGGTATTTCAAAAGCAGTCTTATCAAATTATGAGAGAGACTATAGAGACCCAGATACCCATACTTTAAAAAAGATAAGTGATGTTTATAATGTGTCCACTGATTTTTTATTAGGGAAAAACCATATCGAAGAAGATGATAATGATCCAATTTTGAATGCTACGTTTAATGAAGCAATTGAAGAATTGAAAAAGGAAGATACACTACTCTTAATGAAAAGCGGAAACATAGATGCCGAAACAGCTCTTCTTATCAAAAAAGCTCTAAAAAATGGCATTAGATTTGTAGAAGAAATGAAAAAGAAAGAGTGA